The following are encoded together in the Populus trichocarpa isolate Nisqually-1 chromosome 5, P.trichocarpa_v4.1, whole genome shotgun sequence genome:
- the LOC7464807 gene encoding cytochrome b561 domain-containing protein At2g30890 isoform X2: protein MQLLQKLVSFTTCAYFVILLLLPFVNSAQEQLKTTGTRTNNENIMDKLSPKLLFEITLHGFLLWASMGFLMPVGILAIRMSHREACGRRLKILFYVHSISQMLSVLLSTAGAVMSIKNFNNSFDNHHQRIGVGLYGIVWLQALTGLLRPRRGSKGRSLWFFVHWITGTAVSLLGIISIYTGLQAYHQKTSRSIHLWTIVFTTEVSFIIFFYLFQDKWVYIQKQGVILGDEPVRPTHQVICPGEKKRESATESC from the exons ATGCAACTTCTGCAGAAACTGGTTTCTTTCACCACCTGTGCGTATTttgttattcttcttcttctaccatTTGTCAACTCAGCTCAAGAACAGTTGAAAACCACAGGCACTCGTACTAACAACGAGAACATCATGGACAAG TTAAGTCCTAAACTGCTGTTTGAGATTACACTCCATGGATTTCTCCTGTGGGCCTCAATGGGATTCCTAATGCCTGTTGGGATACTCGCTATCAGAATGTCACACAGAGAGGCATGCGGAAGAAGGCTTAAGATTCTTTTCTATGTTCATTCTATTTCACAG ATGCTTTCTGTACTTCTCTCCACAGCAGGAGCAGTAATGTCtataaaaaacttcaacaacTCATTCGACAATCACCATCAACGAATAGGCGTAGGCCTATATGGTATAGTATGGTTACAAGCCCTCACTGGGCTTCTACGACCGCGGCG AGGATCTAAAGGAAGAAGTTTGTGGTTTTTTGTGCACTGGATAACTGGAACTGCAGTATCTCTGCTGGGAATCATCAGCATATATACAGGATTACAAGCTTACCATCAGAAGACATCAAGAAGTATACATCTTTGGACTATAGTTTTCACCACTGAGGTCTCTTTCATTATCttcttttacctgttccaggacAAGTGGGTTTATATACAAAAGCAAGGAGTCATTTTGGGTGATGAACCAGTGAGGCCCACTCATCAAGTAATTTGTCCaggtgaaaagaaaagggaatcaGCAACCGAGTCTTGTTGA
- the LOC7464652 gene encoding uncharacterized protein LOC7464652, whose protein sequence is MASSSLSQVSTSTTSLPFLIPKHKHFFKLYPSSLSCTKTLARSEGTASGVTTEQDPPSFSGSLSSTRTQLDLLEQLTSTSSPADGYESDGSSGKLTIRDQLARLVGDRDDDFSIPLGKKNLKKVSANFLTVSQKRNIRRQAYLNEVSQRNDSVFFATIGAFIILPPTLILGIAIIIGYVQLFP, encoded by the exons ATGGCCTCTTCTTCCCTTTCCCAAGTATCTACTTCCACCACCAGTCTTCCATTTCTAATCCCAAAACACAAGCACTTCTTCAAGCTCTACCCGTCTTCTTTATCTTGTACTAAAACACTTGCTCGATCAGAAGGTACTGCAAGTGGAGTTACAACAGAACAAGACCCTCCTTCCTTTTCAG GCTCACTGTCTTCCACACGCACACAGCTCGATCTCTTGGAACAACTCACCTCTACCAGCTCACCCGCTGATG GTTATGAGAGTGATGGTAGTTCTGGTAAACTTACAATTCGTGACCAGCTGGCGCGATTGGTTGGAGATAGAGATGATGATTTCAGTATTCCACTGggtaaaaaaaacctgaagaaGGTTAGTGCCAACTTCCTAACTGTTTCGCAGAAGAGAAACATTAGAAGACAAGCTTACTTGAATGAAGTATCACAAAGGAATGATTCAGTTTTCTTTGCCACTATCGGAGCTTTCATTATTCTTCCACCGACTCTAATCTTAGgaattgccataataattggtTATGTGCAGCTTTTCCCATGA
- the LOC7464807 gene encoding cytochrome b561 domain-containing protein At2g30890 isoform X1, whose amino-acid sequence MQLLQKLVSFTTCAYFVILLLLPFVNSAQEQLKTTGTRTNNENIMDKLSPKLLFEITLHGFLLWASMGFLMPVGILAIRMSHREACGRRLKILFYVHSISQQMLSVLLSTAGAVMSIKNFNNSFDNHHQRIGVGLYGIVWLQALTGLLRPRRGSKGRSLWFFVHWITGTAVSLLGIISIYTGLQAYHQKTSRSIHLWTIVFTTEVSFIIFFYLFQDKWVYIQKQGVILGDEPVRPTHQVICPGEKKRESATESC is encoded by the exons ATGCAACTTCTGCAGAAACTGGTTTCTTTCACCACCTGTGCGTATTttgttattcttcttcttctaccatTTGTCAACTCAGCTCAAGAACAGTTGAAAACCACAGGCACTCGTACTAACAACGAGAACATCATGGACAAG TTAAGTCCTAAACTGCTGTTTGAGATTACACTCCATGGATTTCTCCTGTGGGCCTCAATGGGATTCCTAATGCCTGTTGGGATACTCGCTATCAGAATGTCACACAGAGAGGCATGCGGAAGAAGGCTTAAGATTCTTTTCTATGTTCATTCTATTTCACAG CAGATGCTTTCTGTACTTCTCTCCACAGCAGGAGCAGTAATGTCtataaaaaacttcaacaacTCATTCGACAATCACCATCAACGAATAGGCGTAGGCCTATATGGTATAGTATGGTTACAAGCCCTCACTGGGCTTCTACGACCGCGGCG AGGATCTAAAGGAAGAAGTTTGTGGTTTTTTGTGCACTGGATAACTGGAACTGCAGTATCTCTGCTGGGAATCATCAGCATATATACAGGATTACAAGCTTACCATCAGAAGACATCAAGAAGTATACATCTTTGGACTATAGTTTTCACCACTGAGGTCTCTTTCATTATCttcttttacctgttccaggacAAGTGGGTTTATATACAAAAGCAAGGAGTCATTTTGGGTGATGAACCAGTGAGGCCCACTCATCAAGTAATTTGTCCaggtgaaaagaaaagggaatcaGCAACCGAGTCTTGTTGA
- the LOC7464653 gene encoding protein VACUOLELESS1 yields MANVSVAAEWQLLINRYYRKPELYPMRWKHIDLSRNKVACAPFGGPIAIIRDDSKIVQLYAESALRKLRIFNSAGILLSETVWKHPGGRLIGMSWTEDQTLICIVQDGTIYRYNVHCEVLEPNFSMGKECFEQNVVDCVFWGNGVVCLTEAGKLFCVPDFKQIKPCKLAEVGIGAEELPHCMAVIEPQYTVSGNVEVLLGVGSGIVIVDEDEVRFIDEEKIGGVVLKIAVSHNGRFLACFMHDGRLVVMNTEFRDFFQYQCESALPPEQMAWCGLDSVLLYWDDVLLMVGPSEDSVSYIYDEPVIFIPECDGVRILSNTSMEFVQRVPDSTVSIFKIGSTSPASLLFDALDHFDRRSAKADENLRLIRASLPEAVEACIDAAGHEFDVSRQRMLLRAASYGQAFCSNFQRDHIQEMCKTLRVLNAVRDPEIGIPLSIEQYKLLSAPILIGRLINAHQHLLALRISEYVGMNQEVVIMHWSCTKITASLAIPDAALLEILLDKLKLCKGISYAAVAAHADRSGRRKLAAMLVDHEPRSSKQVPLLLSIAEEDTALMKATESGDADLVYLVLFHIWQKRPALEFFGTIQARPLARDLFTAYARCYKHEFLKDFFLSTGQLQDVAFLLWKDSWELGKNPMGSKGSPLHGPRIKLIEKAHNLFSETKEHTFESKAAEEHAKLLRIQHELEVSTKQPIFVDSSISDTIRTCIALGNHRAAMRVKTEFKVSEKRWYWLKVLALVTIRDWEALEKFSKEKRPPMGFRPFVEACIDVDEKAEALKYIPKLADPRERAEAYARIGMAKEAADAASQAKDGELLGRLKLSFAQNTAASSIFDTLRDRLSFQGVS; encoded by the exons ATGGCAAACGTCTCCGTCGCGGCGGAATGGCAACTACTAATTAACCGATACTACCGAAAACCTGAACTCTACCCGATGCGATGGAAACACATAGACTTAAGCCGCAACAAGGTAGCCTGCGCTCCCTTCGGCGGTCCAATCGCTATAATCCGCGACGATTCCAAAATCGTCCAGCTGTATGCCGAATCCGCCCTCCGAAAACTCCGAATTTTTAACTCCGCCGGTATCCTCCTCTCCGAAACCGTCTGGAAACACCCCGGAGGTCGATTGATCGGCATGTCATGGACCGAAGACCAAACCCTAATTTGCATAGTTCAGGACGGCACGATCTACCGTTACAACGTCCACTGCGAGGTTCTGGAACCTAATTTCTCTATGGGGAAGGAATGCTTTGAACAGAATGTCGTGGATTGCGTGTTTTGGGGGAACGGTGTCGTGTGCTTGACGGAAGCTGGGAAGCTGTTCTGTGTTCCTGATTTTAAGCAGATTAAGCCCTGTAAGCTTGCAGAAGTAGGGATTGGAGCTGAGGAATTGCCACATTGTATGGCGGTTATTGAACCGCAGTATACTGTTTCGGGTAATGTGGAGGTCTTGTTAGGAGTAGGAAGTGGAATTGTGATTGTTGATGAGGATGAGGTGAGGTTTATTGACGAGGAAAAAATTGGTGGTGTTGTGCTGAAAATTGCTGTTTCCCACAACGGGAGATTTTTAGCGTGTTTTATGCATGATGGAAGACTTGTTGTTATGAATACAGAGTTTAGGGATTTTTTTCAGTATCAATGTGAG TCTGCTCTTCCACCAGAGCAGATGGCTTGGTGTGGATTAGATAGCGTGTTGCTTTATTGGGATGATGTGCTTTTGATGGTGGGACCTTCTGAGGATTCTGTATCATATATTTACGATGAACCTGTGATTTTTATCCCTGAGTGTGATGGAGTGAGGATATTGTCAAATACGAGTATGGAGTTTGTACAAAGGGTGCCTGATTCTACTGTGTCTATATTTAAGATAGGAAGCACGTCACCTGCATCATTGTTGTTTGATGCCTTGGATCATTTTGACAGGCGAAGCGCGAAG GCTGATGAGAATTTGAGATTGATACGAGCATCCTTGCCTGAGGCTGTTGAAGCATGTATTGATGCTGCTGGTCATGAATTTGATGTTTCCCGGCAGCGGATGCTGCTAAGAGCTGCAAGTTATGGTCAAGCCTTTTGCAG CAATTTTCAACGTGACCACATTCAAGAGATGTGCAAAACTTTGCGGGTCTTAAACGCTGTACGCGATCCTGAGATTGGCATCCCTCTAAGTATTGAGCAGTATAAG TTGCTTTCGGCACCCATTCTGATTGGTCGTTTGATTAATGCTCACCAACATCTTCTTGCACTGCGGATATCAGAATATGTTGGAATGAATCAA GAAGTAGTTATAATGCATTGGTCCTGCACAAAGATAACAGCTTCATTAGCAATTCCCGATGCAGCCCTCCTTGAAATCTTACTTGATAAG CTGAAATTATGCAAGGGAATATCCTATGCAGCTGTTGCTGCTCATGCAGATAGGAGTGGCCGCCGGAAGTTGGCTGCTATGCTTGTTGATCATGAACCACGCTCCTCAaaacag GTTCCTTTATTGTTAAGTATAGCAGAGGAAGATACAGCTCTAATGAAGGCAACTGAAAGTGGTGACGCTGACCTTGTTTACCTTGTCCTTTTTCATATCTGGCAAAAG AGGCCAGCCTTGGAGTTTTTTGGAACAATACAGGCCAGACCTCTGGCTCGTGATTTATTTACAGCTTATGCGCG GTGTTATAAACATGAATTCTTGAAAGACTTCTTCTTATCAACAGGACAACTTCAA GATGTGGCTTTTCTCCTATGGAAAGATTCGTGGGAACTAGGGAAAAATCCAATGGGCAGTAAAGGATCTCCACTTCACGGTCCACGCATAAAACTCATTGAAAAGGCCCACAATCTTTTTTCAGAGACCAAGGAACATACCTTTGAGTCGAAAGCTGCAGAAGAGCATGCAAAGCTACTGAG AATTCAACATGAGTTAGAAGTCTCTACAAAGCAGCCCATCTTTGTAGATTCAAGCATCAGTGATACAATTCGAACATGTATTGCTTTGGGAAATCATAGAGCTGCAATGAGAGTTAAAACAGAGTTTAAG GTTTCTGAGAAGAGATGGTATTGGCTTAAAGTTTTGGCTTTGGTAACCATTAGAGACTGGGAAGCCCTGGAAAAGTTTTCGAAGGAGAAGAGACCACCAATGG GTTTCAGGCCATTTGTGGAAGCATGCATTGATGTGGATGAGAAAGCTGAAGCACTGAAATATATTCCAAAACTTGCAGATCCCAGAGAAAGAGCTGAG GCATATGCTCGGATTGGCATGGCAAAGGAAGCTGCTGATGCTGCTTCTCAGGCAAAAGATGGTGAATTGCTTGGTCGATTGAAATTGAGTTTTGCACAGAATACAGCAGCTTCATCAATATTTGACACCCTACGTGATCGTTTGTCCTTCCAAGGCGTCTCATAG